From the Gemmatimonadota bacterium genome, the window TTGCCGGCCTCTCCCGTGATGAGCCGCGCGCTGCGACCGAAGGTCACGTAGTTCCACGCCCACTGGAGCATCACCAGCGCCCGATTCTCGTACTCGATCAGGAAGAAGAGGTGGACGAACAGCCACGCGAGCCACGCCGGCAGCCCCCAGAACTTCACGCCGAACGAGTCCGCCACCGCGCGCGAGCGGCCGATGGTGGCCATGATGCCGCGGTCCCAGTACGAAAACGGTTTGTCGAAGGAGCGGCCCCGCGCGCGCGCAGCCAGCAGCTTGGCCACGTAGGCGCCCTGCTGCAGCGCCACCGGCGCGATCCCCGGCAGCGGGCCCTTGCCGCCGTGGTCGTGCAGCGCCAGATCGCCCAGCACGAATACGTCGGGGTGGCCCGGTACTGACATGTCCGGCGCCACGATCACGCGGCCCGTTCGGTCCAGCTCGGCGCCCGCCCGCGCCAGCGCCCCTCCCAGCGGCGATGCCGCGATCCCAGCGGCCCATATCACCGTCCGGGCGCCGAGGGTCTCCTGACCCTCTCCGACCTTCAGCGTGACCGAACCGGCGCGGATGTCCGTGACGAACGCGCCGGAGCGGACCGTGACGCCCAGGCTCTCGAGCGCCGCGCGGGCGCGCCCGGAAAGGCGCTCATCGAAGCTGGGCAGGACCCGGTCGCCGCCCTCCACCAGCAGGATGGTCGCGGCCGCGGGGTCGATGGCGCGGAAGTCCCGCCGCAGCGTGTGGCGCGAGATCTCGGCCAGCGCGCCCGCCATCTCCACCCCCGTGGGGCCGCCACCGACGACCACGAAGGTCAGCCACTCGCGCAGGCGCTCGGCGTCCGACTCCTGGCGCAGCGCTTCCCTCTCGGCCGCCTCGAACGCGTGCAGGATGCGGCCGCGGATGTCGGTCGCGTCCTCCACCGTCTTGAGCCCTGGCGCGACCCGCTCCCATTCGGGGTGGCCGAAGTAGTTGTGGCTGGCGCCGGTGGCCAGGACGAGCGAGTCGTAGCCCAGCGTGGCGCCGTCCAGGTGCACGGTGCGCGCCGCCGCGTCTATGTCCGTGACTTCGGCCAGCAGCACGCGGCAGTTCTTCTGCCTCCCCACCACCCGGCGCAGCGGAGAGGCGATGTTGGCGGGCGACAGGCCGCCGGTGGCGACCTGGTATAGCAGCGGCTGAAACAGGTGGAAGTTGCGGCGGTCGATCAGCGTGACCCGGACCGGCGCCCGGCGCAGCGCGCGCGCGGCGGCGAGACCCCCGAAGCCGCCACCCACGATGACGACGTGGGGGACCGCGCTCATGGCGAGAGGCGTTCCTTGCGCCAGGCGTCCCCGTGGCGGGTAAAGAGGATCCGGTCGTGCAACCGGTTCTCGCGACCCTGCCAGAACTCCACCTCTTCCGGGAAGAGCACGTATCCGCCCCAGCGCTCCGGCATCGCCAGAGGCCCCTCGCCCGCGGCGGCCCGAACCTCCTCCACGCGCCGCTCCAGCTCTCCCCGGTCTGCCAGCACCGCGCTCTGGTGCGATGACGTAGCCGCGACCTGGCTGCCGGGCGGGCGCGTGGCGAAGTACGCCGCGGCCTCAGCGGCGGGGAGCGGCGTCACCGTGCCCCGGACGCTGAGCTGGCGGTCGATCGCGGCCCAGTAGAAGACCACGGCCGCGCGGGGGTTCGCGGCCAGGTCGGACCCCTTGCGGCTGCTCTTGTCGGTGAAGAAGTGGAGGCCGCGCTCGTCGCGGCCTTTCAGCAGCACGACACGCGCGGACGGCGTTCCGTCCGCCCGCGCCGTGGCCAGCACCATGGAGTTGCCCTCGAGGCCGAACAGCTCGACCGCGCGAGCTACCCAGCGATCGAGCTCGGGCAACGGATCCGGGCCCAGATCCTCCTCGCGCAGCTCCCCGCGCACGTAGTCCCGGCGCACGGACGCCAGGAAGCCCAGGTCAGTGGAGTGGTTCTCGTCCACCAGCAGCCTCCGCGCGCCCCGCGGGCGCCAGCTCCACCGCGAGCGGGACCTCGGTCTTCAGATCGTTGTCCACGAACACGACGAACGTGTAGCCGCCGGTCTTGGGAAGCTGGAGATTGTTGATGGTCACGATCTGGTTGGCGTACACGGTCTCTCCGGGACCGCGCGCGTGCACCATCACGTCGCCCTTGATCTCGAAAACGGTCCGTCCGTCTGGATCGTGGAGCTTGATCTCGATTACGTGCTTGCGGTTCACCTCCGCCGGGTGCGCCTCGATCCGCGTCACGAACTGCATCTGAGGGTGCACTGCCGGCAGTCGCACCACGTGGATGCGGTCGAAGATACCCAGAATGTTCAGCTTGCCGTCGGTGGTGACGTTGGCGTAATCGGCCAGCAGCGCCAGACGGATCTTCATCGCTTGCTCCGGGCGCCCTGGCAACGCACTGTAGCCAACGACTGGACCGCCACATACTGGGAATGCGCACGTGGACACCCGCCAGGTAGGCGTGCGTCGATCCGACGACGGATCGGCTGAACCGGTGCTCGGCGCGACCAATGGTCGCCGGGCGCCAGTTCGACTTGTGCCCTTTTCGCACTCCTCACCACTCGATCGAACCCTGCTTGGAGGCGTCGATCTCCTCCGCGTCTTCCCCGCCGTGGAACAGGAACGCTTCCATGTTCGACTGAAGGAAGTCGCGGTTCTTCTTTTCGCGCGGGTCCAGGCCGTAGTGGTTTATGAGCGCGGTCTGGTACTGCAGCCACTGCCCCCAACAGTCCGGGCAGATCTCGCGCTGCGCGCGCTCGCCCAACTCGTTGCGCAGAGGGGCGCGCTCCAGGCCGGCCTCGTTCTCGCCGCAGCGGACGCAGGTCATTGCACTCGTGACGATGTGGGTAAGGGCAAGGCGCGCGAGCCGCACCCGTCCGCGGGGAACCTAGAAGAGTCTGCGGCTCGCACCAAGGCCCCGGCGGCCCGATCGTGAGCGGGCGTCGAGAGGCCCCCAGGGTGCGGCGCCGCAGGCTGGGCGTCATCGAGGGCGCGATCGCCCTCTTCGCGGTCCTGTTCGCTTACCTGGCGCTGGACATTCTGGGCGTCATCGACATCGCGCTGGCGGCGTGGGGGGTGGCGGTCGGCGTCACGATACTGGCCGCGGCGGTGCTCTGGCTGGCCGGCGGCCGTGGCTGGGGCCGGCGCAATCCGTGGGACCCGCACTTCATCGTCGCGCCGATAGCGGTCTACGGCCTCGCCGCCCAGGGCCTGGTCGTCCTGGCGCCGGAGCTGCGGTTCGTGCCGCTGATCCTGTGGCCCGCCATGCTCATCTACGGCGCGGGGTTGATGGGCGCCCGGAGCGCCGCGGCGACCGGCGCATTGACGGCGTTCGGCTACCTGTTGGCGGCCAGCGGAGCGAACGCCCGCGGTGCCGGCCTGAACATGGCTCTGGAAACGGTGGCGGCGTTGGCGCTGTTCGTCGTGTCCGCGCTCGTCGGCGTCGTGGTGTTGGACCGCATGAAGCGCGAGCGCGTCGAGCGCCAGCAGCTACGCCGCACCCTGGCCCGGCTCGCCTCGACCGATCCGCTCACCGAGCTGCCCAATCGGCGCCGCTTCGAGGAGATCCTGGACCACTCGGTCGGACGTGCGCGGCGCCTGGGGCGGTCCTGCACCCTGGTGATGATCGACGTCGACCACTTCAAGTCTCTGAACGACACGCTCGGCCACGTGGCCGGCGACATCGTGCTTCAGGAGTTGGGGGCGGTAATGCGGCGCCACCTGCGGGTGCGGGACGTGCTGGCGCGGTACGGGGGCGAGGAATTCGCCGTCGTCATGATCGACACCCCCCTGCAGGAGGCGCTCCGGATCGCCGAACGGGTCCGGCAACTCGTGCAGGCCCATCCCTTCCACGGCGAGCACGCGCTACCCAACGGCGAGTTGACGATAAGCATGGGGCTGGCGGCCCTGACCGAGCAGATGACAACCCGGCTGGAGCTGGTCATGGCGGCGGATGAGGCGTTGTACGCGGCCAAGCGGACCGGGCGCAATCGGTGCCACGTGTCATCCGAGGCTGCCTAGCCCCTCGGGGCTCACCCCTGCGAAGGCGAGATGGGCCAGGGGGCGTCCTCTGGCGCCGTCGACACCTCCCGGACCGGGGCCGTGGCCTTCAGGAGACGATCAGTGAAGTCGGCGCGATCCTCCAGCCGTTTCACCTGCTCCTTCAGCGCGCGCATTTCTTCCAGGAGCTCGTCGTCCAGACCGAGACGAGACTTCAGCCTTTCCTTCTCCAGCGTCGTACGGAGCCTCTCGCGGTAGGCCTTGTAGATCACTACGGCCAGTCCCACCGCGCCGGTGCTGAGAAACATCGCAAGGGTGCCGATTCCGTCCCAGTCCATGTGTCCCCTCCGTTGTCCGCGCTCATGAGATCCGCGTAGCGCTCAAAGCCGGCCATGACATAAAGCGTAAACTGATGTTTGCGGGGCGAAAAGCCCGTCAACGGCCAGTCACCCTCCCGGCCGCTCGTGTCAGTCGGTTTCGTATTCGGTTCCGCCACTGGCTTCCTCCGGCGAATCGGCGGGGCGGTCTGACAGAATCTCCCGGAAGAAATCGGTCGTGTGGTGCTGCAAGGCTCGCCGGTCATTGGGCTCTCACTCCTGCCAGTCGTCCAGCCACTCCACGACGCGGCGCACGTCGTCCTCCCCGGTGCGGTGGTTGAGGATGCACAGGCGGATCACGTAGCGGCCGTTCACCCTCGTGGAGGACACCATGCCCTCCCCGTCCACACGAAGCGCTTCGATAGCGCGCTGGTTCACGGTGTCGGCGTCTTCGCCGGCGCCGGGCACGCGTCGGAAGACGACAATCCCCAGCGACGCGGGGGTGATCAGCTCGAGACGCTGCGAGCCCCGGATCATTCGCTCCGCGGCCAGCGTCTGGTCTAGCGCGCGGTCGATGGCGTCCCGGATGGCCGCCACGCCGAAGGTCTGCAGCGTGAGCCAGATCTTGATCGAGCGAGCGCTGCGCGTGAGTTGCAGGCCGCGGTCGCCGAAGTTGACAGCGCCGCCGCGCGCGGCGGCGTCCTCCAGGTAGTCCGGGCTCACGTGGAAGGCGCGCCGCAGCGTCTCGGGGTCGCGCACCATCAGGCAGCCCACCTCGAACGGCTGGAAGAGCCACTTGTGCGGGTCCAGCGTGACAGAATCCGCGCGCTCGATACCCGCCAGCGCTTCCCGGCCGCGCTCCGTCAGCACAGCAAACCCGCCGTACGCTCCGTCGATATGGAACCACAATTCGTGTTCTAGGGCGATACGGGCGATGTCGGCGAGCGGGTCCACCGCGCCGGTGCCGGTGGCGCCCGCGCTGCCCACCACGAAGAAGGGGCGCAGCCCAGCGGCGCGGTCGGCCGCGATGGCCTCGCGCAGCGCGGCGGCGTCCATGCGCAGCTCCGCGTCCATGGGCACCGCGCGGACGCGGTCAGCGGCGAAGCCCAGGATGCGCGCGGCGCGGTGCACGGACGAGTGCGCCTCCGCGGTGAGGTAGGCGACCCCGTCTCGCCAGTCGGGCCCCAGGCGGTCTTCGCGCGCCGCCACCATGGCGGCGAGGTTCGCCGCCGAGCCGCCGCTCGTGAGGAGGCCGCTGGCGCCGTCGGGCATGCCCAGCCAGCGGCGAAACCATTCCAGCACCACCAGCTCGAGCTGCGCGGACCCCGACGAGCCCAGCCAGGTGCCCGCGAAGACGTTGTGGGCTGCCGTGATGGCGTCGCCCAGGATGCCCGGCCAGGTGGGGCAGCCGGGGACGAACGCGAAGAAGCGGGGGTGGTCCACGCGCACGCGGTATTCCAGCACGTCCCGGGTCAGCCGATCGGTCGCCGCCGAGAAAGCGTCGGAGGGCTCGGCCAGGGAGGGCCGCTCGGGCGCCGGCTCCATGAGTCGCGGCGCGAGCTCGCCCGGAGCGGCGCCGTTCCAGGCGCGGTCGCCGTCGACCCGGGCGAGTCGCTCCACAAGTCGGTCGATTACCCGGTAGCCCATGGCGCGCATGACCTCGAGGTCCAGCTCCAGGGGGTTGTCCATCGCGCCACCATCGCCCGGAGGGGGAGGCGGTGCAAGACGGGGCGCCTTTCGGAGCCGCGCCGCATCGGCAGTCGGGCGGCAACATGGCCGCGCCTCCGATTGACCGCCGGGGGGCGCCCGGCTACCGTTTCGGCCATGTCGATCCAAGCGAATTTCCGCGTTTCGGACGTATACGAGGTGCCCCTGCGCGGCGTCATGCTGCGCCTCAAGGTGAGCGACGGGCGGCCGTCCATGAAGGCTTTCAAGCCCGGCGCCGCGCTCACGGTCAGCTCGCCGGATGGCGAGAGCCGCACCGTGCGCGTCAAGGACATTGGCCTCATCTCCGGCCGCGCCAAGCAGGCGCGACTGGACCGCACCGGCGAGCTGGACGTGCTGGTCAGCCGCGAGGACGGGCTCGCGGACCCGCCGGTGGAGATCGGCTGGAGCGCGGCCGCGGGTGGGGGCGGGGCCTGAGCGAGGCGCGCGCAGCGACCGAGGCCGTCGCCGAAGCCACCGAGGCCGCCGCCGAAGCCACCGGACGGACCGCTTTCCTCACGGGCGCGACCGGCTTCATCGGGTCGCACCTGGCGGAGCGACTCGCGGCCGCCGGGTGGCGACTGCGCTGCCTGGCCCGCCCCGATTCGGACACCGCGCACCTGCGCAGCCTGGGCGCGGAGCTCATCGCCGGCGATCTGGACGACGGCGAGGCTCTCGCCCGCGGCCTGGACGGCGCCTCGCTCGCCTACCACCTCGCCGCCATTTACCAGTTCGGCCCGTCCGCACACGCGGACACGCTGCGCCGCGTCAACGTCCAGGGCACGCGCAACGTGCTGGACGCGCTCCGGGCCGCCGGTACGCCGCGCGCCGTCTACGTGTCGACCACCGCGGCGCTCGGACCCGTGCGCGAGGGCCACGGCAGCGAGGAGACGCGCAACGACGGCCCGTTCCGCTCGGACTACGAGCGCACCAAGGTGGAAGCCCACGCCATGGCGCTTGCGGCACAGGCGGACGGGCTGCCGCTGCTGATCGCGGCGCCGGCTTTCGTGTACGGTCCCGGTGACCGGGGCCCGGGCGGGGTGTTCATCGACGACATCCTGAAGCGCAGGCTGCCGGGGCTGCCGACGCGGTTCGCGCACTTCTCGTTCGTGCACGTGGACGACGTGGCCGACGGCCTGTTCGCCATGTCCGAGCACGGAGTGCCGCACGGCACCTACGTGCTGGGCGGCGAGTTCGCGTCGCTGGGGGAAGTCGCGCGGCTGGCGGCGGAAAGGGGAGGCGTCCGCCTGCCGTTCCTGAGGTTTCCGCCGTTCATGGTGAGGCTGACCGGGGCGCTGCTGGATCCGCTCTCGCGGCTCACGGGGATCCGCTTCCCCATCAACGAAGAAAACGCAGCCACCACTACGGGCAAGCTGCGTTGGCTGCACACCTACCAGCGCTCGGAACGCGACCTGGGCTACCGTCCGCGGTCACTGGCGGACGGCCTGCCCGAAACCGTGGCCGATGCGCGGTCGCGTCTGGCGATGGACCCCGCCGGCTAGCCGAAGCAAGGCCGGCGAGGCCCTCTCACCAGGTCAGTCCACCCGCAGCCGGCTGGGCACCGTCTCGGGCACCTCATCGGTTATCTGCCGGGCCGAGGGGTCCGTCAGCGCTCTCAGGAACGCCAGCAGGTCCTCCACCTCATCGTCGGTGAGCTGCATGGGCTCCAACTCGTTCGCCGCCGCGATCCGGGCGCGCAGCGGTTCGTTGCTGGCGATCCACATGTCCTTCTCCAGGAAGCGCCCGAGCCGGCGTTCGCTGAGGAAGTCCTGGCGCAGGTTGGAGCCCTCCATCGTCAACTCCAGCGCCGCCGGGATCTCCGGCAGGAGACCCTCCTCGAGCGCGTAGGCATCGAGCGACGCGATCGGGTCCAGGTGGTGGCGCACGACGGCCTCCAGGGAAACGTAGGTGCCCGCGTGGCCCCACGGCCCCGTGAGCTCGACGTTCCGCAGCGACGGCGTGCGGAATTTGAAGCCATCCTCGGGCCGGACGGTCACTCGGCCGCGGCCGAAGTCCTCGACGAACGCGCGCTCGCCGGTCTTGCGCCAGAAGTCCGCGTCCGTGCCGTCGGACTTGCCCGGCCCGATCTGCGGCATGGCGATGGCGTGGAACTCGTGATCCGTCTGGAACTTGCCGGAGTGGCACTCGGCGCACCCCGCGCGCCCGTAGAACAGATGCATCCCGCGACCTTCGGCCGCCGACAGCGCCGTGCGGTCTCCGCGCACGTACCGGTCGAACGGGCTGTCGTCGGAGCGGAAAGCGACCGCCTCGAAGGCGGCGATGGCGTTGGCCGCGTGCGTGTAGCGGATGTCCTCGGCGCCGCCTATCTGCTCAGGGAACGCGGCGCCGAAGCGCTCCACGTACTCGGGGATCTCGGCGAGCCGCCCGGCCAGACGCTCCCAAACGCCACCGCTGCCGGACATGTTGTTCAGCGACTTGGCCTCGGCGATCGGGTTCTCGCCCTTCTGGCCGGCCATCTCGGTGGGGGACCCCACCGGGAACATGGCCTGCGCCGCGAGCACGGTCTCCAGACCGGTGGGCAGCTTCCACTTCGCGGGCGTGATGAAACCGCCCTCGTAGAAGCCCTCCGGGTCGGCCTCGACGCGGCCGTCGTGGAAGAGAACCGAGAACTCGCGCGCGCCCAGGTTGAAGAGCGCCGGCGAGTTGCGCGGGATGCGCTCGTGCACCGCCGTGGCGGGGTCGTCCGCCCCGGGTCGCCGGGCTTCCCCCAGGCCCTGCGGGCCCTCGCCGAAGCCGAGCGGCAGGCCGTCGGAGGTGGCGAGGCTGGGGTGATGGCAGGTCGAGCACGCGATGTTCTTGTTTCCGCCCAGGATCTTGTCGAAGAAGAGCAGCCGGCCCAGCTCGACCTTCGCCTCGGAGGGCGCCCCGTCCTCGTAGAAGTCAGCGTCGACGACGGCCAGCGGGAGTCCGTCGGGTGGGTCGATCGGCTCGCGCCGATCACAGCCTGCGGCGACGATGATGCACGCCGCCGCCACGTATGGCAGGCGATTCATGAGCATGCACCTATTGCAATTGGGATGCTCCCCCGCGACGCCTGGCCGCGGGGGAGCATCCCGCGTGGAAACTGCGTTACTCGATCCCCTCGCGGGACGGCAGCATCAGGAACAGAGGAATGTGCGCCCTGTTGCCGAACTCGCCCGGCATGGGACCGTACGTCAGCCCGTCGCTGTGGTAGTTGATCGCCAGCACCGCGGCCGTGTGCAGGTCGGACATCTCCAGGCACGGCTCCACGTCGCGCACCACCGTGGCGGTGCCGTCCTCGTCCGCGGTGAAC encodes:
- a CDS encoding aminotransferase class V-fold PLP-dependent enzyme; this translates as MDNPLELDLEVMRAMGYRVIDRLVERLARVDGDRAWNGAAPGELAPRLMEPAPERPSLAEPSDAFSAATDRLTRDVLEYRVRVDHPRFFAFVPGCPTWPGILGDAITAAHNVFAGTWLGSSGSAQLELVVLEWFRRWLGMPDGASGLLTSGGSAANLAAMVAAREDRLGPDWRDGVAYLTAEAHSSVHRAARILGFAADRVRAVPMDAELRMDAAALREAIAADRAAGLRPFFVVGSAGATGTGAVDPLADIARIALEHELWFHIDGAYGGFAVLTERGREALAGIERADSVTLDPHKWLFQPFEVGCLMVRDPETLRRAFHVSPDYLEDAAARGGAVNFGDRGLQLTRSARSIKIWLTLQTFGVAAIRDAIDRALDQTLAAERMIRGSQRLELITPASLGIVVFRRVPGAGEDADTVNQRAIEALRVDGEGMVSSTRVNGRYVIRLCILNHRTGEDDVRRVVEWLDDWQE
- a CDS encoding NAD-dependent epimerase/dehydratase family protein, with product MSEARAATEAVAEATEAAAEATGRTAFLTGATGFIGSHLAERLAAAGWRLRCLARPDSDTAHLRSLGAELIAGDLDDGEALARGLDGASLAYHLAAIYQFGPSAHADTLRRVNVQGTRNVLDALRAAGTPRAVYVSTTAALGPVREGHGSEETRNDGPFRSDYERTKVEAHAMALAAQADGLPLLIAAPAFVYGPGDRGPGGVFIDDILKRRLPGLPTRFAHFSFVHVDDVADGLFAMSEHGVPHGTYVLGGEFASLGEVARLAAERGGVRLPFLRFPPFMVRLTGALLDPLSRLTGIRFPINEENAATTTGKLRWLHTYQRSERDLGYRPRSLADGLPETVADARSRLAMDPAG
- a CDS encoding cytochrome c peroxidase; its protein translation is MNRLPYVAAACIIVAAGCDRREPIDPPDGLPLAVVDADFYEDGAPSEAKVELGRLLFFDKILGGNKNIACSTCHHPSLATSDGLPLGFGEGPQGLGEARRPGADDPATAVHERIPRNSPALFNLGAREFSVLFHDGRVEADPEGFYEGGFITPAKWKLPTGLETVLAAQAMFPVGSPTEMAGQKGENPIAEAKSLNNMSGSGGVWERLAGRLAEIPEYVERFGAAFPEQIGGAEDIRYTHAANAIAAFEAVAFRSDDSPFDRYVRGDRTALSAAEGRGMHLFYGRAGCAECHSGKFQTDHEFHAIAMPQIGPGKSDGTDADFWRKTGERAFVEDFGRGRVTVRPEDGFKFRTPSLRNVELTGPWGHAGTYVSLEAVVRHHLDPIASLDAYALEEGLLPEIPAALELTMEGSNLRQDFLSERRLGRFLEKDMWIASNEPLRARIAAANELEPMQLTDDEVEDLLAFLRALTDPSARQITDEVPETVPSRLRVD
- a CDS encoding NAD(P)/FAD-dependent oxidoreductase is translated as MSAVPHVVIVGGGFGGLAAARALRRAPVRVTLIDRRNFHLFQPLLYQVATGGLSPANIASPLRRVVGRQKNCRVLLAEVTDIDAAARTVHLDGATLGYDSLVLATGASHNYFGHPEWERVAPGLKTVEDATDIRGRILHAFEAAEREALRQESDAERLREWLTFVVVGGGPTGVEMAGALAEISRHTLRRDFRAIDPAAATILLVEGGDRVLPSFDERLSGRARAALESLGVTVRSGAFVTDIRAGSVTLKVGEGQETLGARTVIWAAGIAASPLGGALARAGAELDRTGRVIVAPDMSVPGHPDVFVLGDLALHDHGGKGPLPGIAPVALQQGAYVAKLLAARARGRSFDKPFSYWDRGIMATIGRSRAVADSFGVKFWGLPAWLAWLFVHLFFLIEYENRALVMLQWAWNYVTFGRSARLITGEAG
- a CDS encoding oxidative damage protection protein, whose translation is MTCVRCGENEAGLERAPLRNELGERAQREICPDCWGQWLQYQTALINHYGLDPREKKNRDFLQSNMEAFLFHGGEDAEEIDASKQGSIEW
- a CDS encoding GGDEF domain-containing protein gives rise to the protein MSGRREAPRVRRRRLGVIEGAIALFAVLFAYLALDILGVIDIALAAWGVAVGVTILAAAVLWLAGGRGWGRRNPWDPHFIVAPIAVYGLAAQGLVVLAPELRFVPLILWPAMLIYGAGLMGARSAAATGALTAFGYLLAASGANARGAGLNMALETVAALALFVVSALVGVVVLDRMKRERVERQQLRRTLARLASTDPLTELPNRRRFEEILDHSVGRARRLGRSCTLVMIDVDHFKSLNDTLGHVAGDIVLQELGAVMRRHLRVRDVLARYGGEEFAVVMIDTPLQEALRIAERVRQLVQAHPFHGEHALPNGELTISMGLAALTEQMTTRLELVMAADEALYAAKRTGRNRCHVSSEAA
- the pdxH gene encoding pyridoxamine 5'-phosphate oxidase gives rise to the protein MDENHSTDLGFLASVRRDYVRGELREEDLGPDPLPELDRWVARAVELFGLEGNSMVLATARADGTPSARVVLLKGRDERGLHFFTDKSSRKGSDLAANPRAAVVFYWAAIDRQLSVRGTVTPLPAAEAAAYFATRPPGSQVAATSSHQSAVLADRGELERRVEEVRAAAGEGPLAMPERWGGYVLFPEEVEFWQGRENRLHDRILFTRHGDAWRKERLSP